The Polyangiaceae bacterium genome includes a region encoding these proteins:
- a CDS encoding DUF4350 domain-containing protein, protein MPATAPKCLRLLGLALLFLGLAWPGVARAGAFDFNDTTWEGTSELLALARTRLGSSRVEIVAVLDWERLRPADGLLVVHPTVEVDYDEASAFLRAGGRIAVLDDFGKGDVLLGRFQIRRVAAPLRPARALRENPNLAIAVPAVQQVAGQEQGRHPVVAQVRDVVTNHPAAFTHPNLTPVLEIPATGEPSATLAVTGIIVNRGRLFAMADPSASINLMLRYPGNRAFAEGMIDYLVEDDSWGQRGGKLYLVANDFKQRGAYGGGTSLGQELKEQLEGFEDLVGSMHDDGLPDVLAVLFAVVAGVGAVAWTLSSSLKVYRRSPPRYAATQPLVAQGGVAGRAAVLGAPTTHRALALLELKSALEEGLAERFGLAPTAGPAAFVAEAERRGALSPRSLAELRRLFSELGRAETAVAASQPLRVTNETVEKTRRAVLAILSEASAPRSES, encoded by the coding sequence ATGCCGGCTACAGCCCCGAAATGCCTCCGGCTGCTCGGGCTCGCCCTGCTTTTTCTGGGGCTCGCGTGGCCAGGAGTCGCGCGGGCCGGCGCCTTCGACTTCAACGACACGACCTGGGAGGGGACCAGCGAGCTGCTCGCCTTGGCCCGGACGCGGCTGGGGAGCTCGCGCGTCGAAATCGTCGCAGTCTTGGACTGGGAGCGCCTGCGCCCGGCGGACGGGCTGCTCGTGGTCCACCCCACCGTCGAGGTCGACTACGACGAAGCCAGCGCTTTCTTGCGGGCCGGCGGGCGCATCGCGGTGCTCGACGACTTCGGCAAGGGCGACGTGTTGCTCGGGCGCTTCCAGATCCGACGCGTCGCGGCGCCGCTCCGTCCGGCGCGCGCGCTGCGCGAGAACCCGAACCTCGCCATCGCCGTGCCGGCGGTCCAGCAGGTGGCCGGCCAGGAGCAGGGGCGCCACCCCGTGGTGGCCCAAGTGCGCGACGTCGTCACCAACCACCCTGCGGCGTTCACGCACCCCAATCTCACGCCGGTGCTCGAGATCCCCGCCACCGGCGAGCCCAGCGCGACCTTGGCGGTCACCGGGATCATCGTGAACCGCGGCCGGCTGTTCGCGATGGCGGACCCCTCGGCGAGCATCAACCTGATGCTGCGCTATCCGGGCAATCGAGCCTTCGCGGAAGGGATGATCGACTACCTGGTCGAGGACGACAGCTGGGGACAGCGCGGCGGCAAGCTCTACCTGGTCGCCAACGATTTCAAGCAGCGCGGCGCCTACGGCGGCGGGACGAGCTTGGGCCAGGAGCTGAAGGAGCAACTGGAAGGCTTCGAAGACCTGGTCGGCTCGATGCACGACGATGGGCTTCCGGACGTCCTGGCGGTGCTGTTCGCGGTCGTCGCCGGCGTGGGCGCCGTGGCTTGGACGTTGTCCTCCTCGCTGAAGGTCTACCGCCGCTCCCCGCCGCGCTACGCCGCGACCCAACCCCTGGTCGCGCAGGGCGGTGTCGCCGGCAGAGCCGCGGTGCTGGGCGCGCCCACCACCCACCGCGCGCTGGCGCTGCTCGAGCTGAAGAGCGCGCTGGAAGAGGGGCTCGCTGAGCGCTTCGGCCTCGCGCCCACCGCCGGCCCCGCGGCGTTCGTCGCCGAAGCGGAGCGTCGAGGGGCCCTCTCGCCGCGGAGCCTCGCCGAGCTACGACGCCTGTTCTCCGAGCTGGGCCGGGCCGAGACGGCCGTCGCCGCATCGCAGCCCCTCCGGGTCACGAACGAAACCGTGGAGAAGACCCGGCGAGCGGTGCTAGCAATCCTGTCGGAGGCGAGCGCCCCGAGGAGTGAGTCGTGA
- a CDS encoding AAA family ATPase, with translation MSHALQVSEIESVRERLADVRRQVTRVYIGDSAAVDLLLVALLSRGHVLLEGVPGVAKTTLVKAFATTLGCSVRRIQFTPDLLPADITGTYVLNPREGSFQLRPGPVFANVVLADEINRAPAKTQSALLEAMQERQVTIEGDRFELPDPFFVLATQNPVDLEGTYPLPEAQIDRFLVRVSMGYPSQRDEVTMLRTHGVVAPEPAVTLSPTDVLQVQSIAARVHVEEDLFEYAVALSSFTRTNPRVVLGASPRASLSLVRAAKSNAVLAGRPFVTPDDVRQVAVSVLAHRLILVPELEGDTRARASIVEEALAKVGHRRAVRPV, from the coding sequence GTGAGTCACGCGTTGCAGGTGAGCGAGATCGAGTCCGTCAGGGAGCGGCTCGCCGACGTGCGGCGTCAGGTCACCCGCGTGTACATCGGCGATTCGGCGGCGGTCGACCTGCTCTTGGTGGCGCTCTTGTCGCGCGGGCACGTCCTGCTCGAGGGCGTGCCCGGGGTCGCCAAGACGACGCTGGTGAAGGCGTTCGCCACCACGCTCGGCTGTAGCGTTCGCCGCATCCAGTTCACCCCGGACCTGTTGCCGGCGGACATCACCGGCACCTACGTGCTGAACCCCCGGGAGGGCTCGTTCCAGCTCCGCCCGGGGCCCGTCTTCGCGAACGTGGTGCTGGCCGACGAGATCAACCGTGCCCCCGCCAAGACCCAGTCCGCGCTGCTCGAGGCGATGCAGGAGCGACAGGTCACCATCGAAGGCGATCGCTTCGAGCTGCCCGACCCGTTCTTCGTGCTGGCCACTCAGAACCCGGTGGATCTCGAGGGCACCTATCCGTTGCCGGAGGCACAGATCGACCGCTTCTTGGTGCGGGTGTCGATGGGCTACCCGTCGCAACGCGACGAAGTGACGATGCTGCGCACGCACGGGGTGGTGGCGCCGGAGCCCGCCGTCACGCTGAGCCCGACGGACGTGCTGCAAGTGCAGTCCATCGCGGCGCGCGTGCACGTGGAGGAGGACCTCTTCGAGTACGCGGTGGCGCTCTCCAGCTTCACGCGCACCAACCCGCGCGTGGTGCTGGGCGCCTCCCCGCGCGCGTCGCTCTCGCTGGTGCGCGCTGCCAAGAGCAACGCGGTGCTCGCGGGGAGACCGTTCGTGACGCCTGACGATGTGCGTCAAGTCGCCGTCTCGGTGCTGGCACACCGTTTGATTCTGGTTCCGGAGCTGGAAGGCGACACCCGAGCCCGAGCCTCGATCGTCGAGGAAGCACTGGCAAAAGTCGGGCACCGGCGAGCCGTCCGGCCGGTGTAG